The following proteins come from a genomic window of Paucimonas lemoignei:
- a CDS encoding sarcosine oxidase subunit delta produces the protein MLHIFCPHCGELRSEEEFHASGQAHIPRPLDPAACTDEQWGDYMFFRDNPRGLHHELWIHAAGCRQYFNATRDTVTYEILETYLIGTKPRFTNKEPNPAFSKASSEGDQV, from the coding sequence ATGCTGCACATCTTCTGTCCTCACTGTGGCGAACTGCGCTCCGAAGAGGAATTCCACGCGTCAGGCCAGGCACACATCCCGCGTCCACTGGACCCGGCCGCCTGCACCGACGAGCAATGGGGCGACTACATGTTCTTCCGCGATAACCCACGCGGGCTGCATCACGAACTGTGGATCCACGCCGCCGGTTGCCGTCAGTACTTCAACGCGACCCGCGACACCGTGACTTACGAAATTCTCGAAACCTACCTGATCGGCACGAAACCGCGCTTCACTAATAAAGAGCCAAATCCTGCGTTCAGTAAGGCCAGCAGTGAGGGAGACCAGGTATGA